One window from the genome of Nicotiana tomentosiformis chromosome 5, ASM39032v3, whole genome shotgun sequence encodes:
- the LOC108943785 gene encoding uncharacterized protein, which yields MPFPEKWNFDPAPWMPQAVPDLEDWVRKLASTSSYVERAWHDLAKGRWEAKNHGVNRDAVLRPLSGDEGNKPSVLEQGKEKKRRASSRPEDPKPKTRKVRRKIIALSINSVHRLREKEEEEEEEEEEEEEEEEEEEEEEDSSSALIVRPTEAVEVARVAESMASVPIGVGSEDLSLDWSTPSDLLGAMAMGHSPSLLSFSE from the exons atgccgtttcctgaaaaatggaacttcgacc ctgcaccttggatgccacaagctgtgcctgatctcgaggattgggttcgaaagttagcaTCGACTTCATCCTATGTCGAACGCGCTTGGCatgatttggctaaaggtagatgggaggccaagaatcatg GTGTAAATAGGGATGCTGTTTTGCGGCCTTTGAGCGGTGATGAAGGAAATAAGCCCTCGGTCCTGGAACAGGGGAAAGAAAAGAAACGAAGGGCTTCCTCTCGGCCGGAAGAccctaagcccaaaactcgaaaggTGAGGAGAAAAATCATTGCGCTTTCGATCAACTCGGTCCATCGATTGagggagaaagaagaagaagaagaagaagaagaagaagaagaagaagaagaagaagaagaagaagaagaagaagaagatagctcctcggctttgATAGTCCGACCTACGGAAGCAGTCGAGGTTGCTAGAGTTGCTGAGTCGATGGCGTCCGTGCCTATCGGGGTTGGTTCCGAAGACCTAAGTCTCGATTggagtactccgagtgatttgctcggggcaaTGGCAATGGGTCATTCACCTTCCCTTCTGTCTTTTTCTGAGTAG